One bacterium genomic window, CCTCGGTGATGTGCGGCGCGTAGATGATCAACGTGCCTCCGTCGGCCACCACGGGTTCGAGTTTATACATGCATTTTCCGCCGGTCCACAGCTCGTCGTACATTTTCGGCGCGCAGGAGAGCACGGTGTGATAGGGCCGCTCTTTATAGACGATGTGCAGCTGGTCGGAAAGATCCGCTGCCGCAGACCAGGCCTGTTCCGGCGTGCCGAAATAGAGACCGGCCAGTTCTTCCCCTTTGACCACCAGACTGAAGCAGAGCCGTTCGATGGGCAGCAACGACGCCGCTTTGTCCACCACCCGGCGAACCGGTGTGTTTTTAGTCCCGATAATGCGGGGGTTGGTGATCAGAGCGCCCAGCCAGTGAAACATATCGATGATCTCCTGGCCGGCTATTCCAGGAAAGAGATATTTATTGCCGCCGGAAAAGCCCACCACTTCATGTGGAAAAGTGGGGCCGACGATGACCAGCAGATCATAGTCCAACACCATCTTGTTGATCGCCACATCCACCGTCTGATGCAGGCGGCCTTCAGAAAGCGCCTCCACCTCTGCGGCGCTGATTCTGCCGACGCTGACCAACTGATCCGGATCTTTCCAGTGATGGTTGAAAAACCGCGCCTTGGGATATTGACCCTGCCGTTCCGTATCGGTGATGCCGACCCACTGGTTGATGGCGTCCGCACTCATGGGCGGGTGTGTGCCCAGGGCGACCAAAAAATCCACCGCAGGCAGACGCGGCGCCAGAGTACGATACAGGCACCGGAACATCACATCGATGGGCGCCGTGCGCGTGTGATCCGGAATGATGAACAGTATTTTCTGATTGTCGAACCGTGCATCGGCGAACGCTTCGGTGACGATTCGCTGAACCTGCGGTTCCTGCAACTTTTCAGTGGCACTGCCATAACCAATCATGAGAGGGCCTCTCTACACCGTATAGGTTGAAGAACTGGTGGCGCCGCCGCGACCGGTCCAATTGGTATGAAACCATTTGCCGCGTGGTTGATCCACCCGTTCATACGTATGAGCGCCGAAATAGTCGCGCTGGGCCTGCAGCAAATTGGCCGGCAGCCGCTCGCTGCGATAACCGTCGAAATAGGCCAAGGCGGAAGAAAAGGCCGGAACCGGAATGCCCATCTTGACCGCTTTAGCCACCACCGTGCGCCAGGCGGTCTGATTGCTTTCGATGATCTTTTTAAAATAGGGATCCATGAGCAGGTTCTGCAGTTCCGGATTGCGATCAAAGGCCTCTTTGATCTTGCCGAGGAACTGCGCACGGATGATGCAGCCCTCGCGCCACATCAGTGCGATCTGGCCGTATTTGAGA contains:
- a CDS encoding DUF2088 domain-containing protein, coding for MIGYGSATEKLQEPQVQRIVTEAFADARFDNQKILFIIPDHTRTAPIDVMFRCLYRTLAPRLPAVDFLVALGTHPPMSADAINQWVGITDTERQGQYPKARFFNHHWKDPDQLVSVGRISAAEVEALSEGRLHQTVDVAINKMVLDYDLLVIVGPTFPHEVVGFSGGNKYLFPGIAGQEIIDMFHWLGALITNPRIIGTKNTPVRRVVDKAASLLPIERLCFSLVVKGEELAGLYFGTPEQAWSAAADLSDQLHIVYKERPYHTVLSCAPKMYDELWTGGKCMYKLEPVVADGGTLIIYAPHITEVSVTHGALIEKIGYHVRDYFVKQWDRFSGFPAGVLAHSTHVKGVGTFDEGVENPRMQVILATGIPESLCAKINLGYRDPAAINPRQFMDREAEGVLYVAKAGEMLYRLKDDPFNK